A part of Capsicum annuum cultivar UCD-10X-F1 chromosome 6, UCD10Xv1.1, whole genome shotgun sequence genomic DNA contains:
- the LOC107873159 gene encoding uncharacterized protein LOC107873159 isoform X6, whose protein sequence is MIPEGCSVLEDNLHIAELTCSTSTNGDIILKSGEIGTANCSETHNDTCDLAEVSPPPLGDLEKLGEGGTCASCSRQIRLNHDSPEEELCSCAGLSGRDYSNLSSLKDRVGSEAASLSDSREGCNIQLNEALSVSQRGSDEKMCATCKQGGKMLICNGRGCRRCYHLSCLVPPLDDFPPGAWHCNLCVKKKIESGVHSVTEGVESILDVREVEVAGAKGTYRQKQYLVKYHGLAHAHNCWVAEAQLLIDAPLLIANYNHRNQDVRWISEWTVPHRLLKKRSLMFSKLNGQDAGDNNKCLFEWLVKWKGLGYEYATWELENANFLKSQHGESLIKDFNIRREKAKRGIDKLQNQKGPLVKLSELSAGGSLITDSNVLNNVNKLRECWLKCQNTAVFDDQDRIKKMVLFILSLSDVCCPFLIVTTSSSLLQWEAEFTRWAPSIDVVVYSGRRDSRRRIKSLEFYDEGGFRILQVLLSSLEAVIEDVEILSDLSWEVTIIDDCQNVGISAHVEQIKMLAAGVRVLLFNGPMKITSSEYLNLLSLLECKFGLDKTGGVESDFSDHLGKSKRVTKVTAPCSKPESSKYMEYWVPVQISDLQLEQYCSTLLTNSNALRTFSKSDPVGALRDILLSVRKCCDHPYILDPLLQPFNKGLSPAEMLEVGIKASGKLQFLDKMLTEMRLRQHRVVVLFQSIVGSGPGASIGDILDDFLRQRFGEDSYERIETGVVVSKKQASLHRFNNKGSGRFVLLLENRVCNPSIKLSSVDSVIIYDSETNPANDLRQLQKISIDSQSTYISVFRLYSCFTVEERSLVLAKQDLNLDSNLHNISRSPNNTLMWGASNLFSRLDGYHSGGIPSSISNNSSGQLLLNDVISEFSAIISVISDDKELCHSIISKVQISMGTYRANIPLFGEKKMELKIGEEPHVFWRMLLEGRSPQWRNLSTATPRSRKRVQYFDESPDPPNGNDEAGKKRRKVVNHSVDAIPTHPSPGRGEVAASKGGAHENNNIGGKHVSRSPSHLLNEAKLVRPEEGRILYNEQKSLHIHLKAEFAKLFQVLKLSDAVKHTVRKFLEYVMENHRVSREPATILQAFQLSLCWVAASILKQKIDKEDTFLLAKQHLQFGCTEEEANNVCLKIRSLKKLFLQRLDQNDNASSSSKCSLLAARSVAEEPSTGGMSQNVESPQLNVQKEMEERFQGERLYKECTVTPKEELVDIERENFIKEVQCRCERRMSNLLQKQKEEIEEFQKIWEKKKEELEQDYRLQFAVLRSIFGQNAATKDRQKTLETEYSKKMQELKCHKDQKLKELKVEHSAMENKEMQKAASWLAKANSFRGIGSDPIDGIGCSQETVNVSLNSPWIVCPVSGHLVEELNAGNILDNMRSDVPASTSDESDILPIESTNVLTTPATKDVAGVKPGDRGLVAVSKRSNEVCDPDAPASTSDESNILHIGTTNVLTMPAMEEQVEIVSMAGVLDAKSNQLERNEGGDLGGSSEGIGALGARSKQPDEVGDPDLPAFDESNIPPVETSNVLTMPAMEKQLEIPSAAATSNQPNEVGDLGGSSEEVGALGASSKHATGVGDPDVPASTSNVSNILPVETSNVLIMPATEEQVEIASSTGALVAGSKQPNEVGDSGGSSEEIVSVSPLPPEEHTEVLLEDPTREHLLEVSGMGSDVVPGNDNSEVNNVTEELNAEHDSLENISHLQNDEDNPRDAVRPTDTNQISPLELVVDFPSVAAVCSDDGGSLPQNQSSGYNGTLTHEMPYPENRSGTQVEVDAGQYGANSSEAVLISSSEQQQPASDGLSLAAHEPPSDIRHEIHNGERNLTPNLGYSCHLDGETMEPLQTGGNSEERPSVDVEMSPLSCEMTNFSEVRRVNPRPIPEQGASSHNIGTPVQVPGSAELPNQAVLQHNTNAAVVQGPRNRSVHPDHQMATWNSTLPFNADPLHKDWERIHKEKEQGTKILEDMKLRLRSDCQKEVEEMIAQIHKKYDHKLQEADAEFLRKKKELDVNQNKVLMNKLLADAFRCKCMNLKPSGLPGMRQVVPSSYLQHLRQVSQQPNLRSSPATASSSASQQSLVLACLRASPVTSLSSADQPQVRQETSVPSSRSVHSGGISQPTIRGAPVTGLSLAGQPVPTQQTAAVSRSKAHSAGTPSRPPLISAITPSTGNIRIAGEIRAPAPHLQPFRSPPSMSTSSSSSTLAQSMQNHQQSTNTAASSPLLPQLASLRTSSPSPSQPPQNQIPTPLVPQLAVDLSSSRNAATQHDFGGLPAVRSPSISAQELLFNVENQPHAKRPSIMPPLPDVGSDFDLLDLSEFQTLDGVQGVSTSSAGATNVTDVVCVSDDD, encoded by the exons GATAGAGTTGGTTCTGAAGCTGCAAGTCTTTCCGATTCCAGAGAAGGATGCAATATACAATTGAACGAGGCACTTTCAGTTTCTCAAAGGGGCAGTGACGAAAAAATGTGCGCCACATGCAAGCAAGGTGGAAAGATGCT GATCTGCAATGGAAGAGGTTGCAGGAGATGCTATCATCTCTCTTGCTTAGTTCCTCCACTAGATGATTTTCCACCAGGAGCTTGGCATTGTAACTTGTGTGTCAAGAAAAAGATTGAATCTGGTGTGCATTCAGTGACGGAAGGAGTTGAATCAATTTTGGATGTTAGAGAAGTGGAAGTAGCAGGTGCGAAAG GAACGTATAGGCAGAAGCAGTATCTTGTGAAATACCATGGTCTTGCTCATGCACACAATTGTTGGGTTGCAGAGGCACAGTTGCTTATTGATGCACCATTGCTTATTGCAAACTATAATCATAGGAATCAG GATGTGAGGTGGATCTCAGAGTGGACAGTGCCACATCGTCTCTTGAAGAAAAGATCACTGATGTTCTCCAAGCTGAATGGTCAAGATGCAGGTGATAATAACAAATGCCTGTTTGAATGGCTTGTGAAATGGAAGGGACTTGGTTATGAGTATGCTACATGGGAATTGGAGAATGCTAATTTTCTGAAGTCACAGCATGGTGAAAGCCTCATTAAAGATTTCAATATTCGTCGTGAAAAGGCAAAACGGGGAATTGACAAG CTGCAGAATCAAAAGGGACCACTCGTCAAACTATCAGAACTTTCTGCTGGAGGTTCACTTATAACAGATTCGAATGTGCTGAACAATGTGAACAAGCTACGCGAGTGTTGGTTGAAGTGCCAAAACACCGCTGTCTTTGATGACCAG GATCGTATAAAGAAGATGGTTctgtttattttatctttgtcTGATGTCTGCTGTCCTTTCCTTATTGTCACAACTTCAAGCTCACTTCTCCAGTGGGAAGCTGAATTTACTCGGTGGGCACCAAGTATTGATGTTGTAGTATACAGTGGACGCAGAGATTCTAGAAGGAGAATCAAGTCATTGGAGTTCTATGATGAAGGTGGTTTCAGGATTCTTCAAGTGCTTTTATCATCTCTGGAAGCTGTCATTGAG GATGTAGAAATATTGAGCGACTTGAGTTGGGAagtgactattattgatgactgcCAAAATGTAGGAATTTCTGCTCATGTGGAGCAAATTAAAATGCTTGCTGCTGGTGTAAGGGTGCTTCTTTTTAATGGTCCGATGAAG ATCACCTCATCTGAGTACCTTAATCTACTCTCGTTGCTCGAATGTAAATTTGGTTTGGACAAGACTGGTGGCGTGGAATCTGACTTCAGTGACCATCTTGGAAAATCGAAGAGAGTCACAAAGGTCACTGCACCTTGCAGCAAACCTGAATCTTCTAAGTATATGGAGTATTGGGTTCCTGTTCAGATTTCTGACTTGCAACTTGAGCAGTATTGTTCTACATTACTCACAAATTCTAATGCTCTTCGCACTTTCTCTAAAAGTGATCCTGTTGGGGCTCTCCGTGATATTCTTCTATCTGTGCGAAAG TGTTGTGATCATCCATATATTCTGGATCCATTGCTGCAACCCTTCAATAAAGGGCTTTCTCCTGCCGAAATGCTGGAAGTAGGAATAAAAGCAAGTGGAAAACTACAATTCCTTGACAAGATGCTCACAGAGATGAGACTCCGACAACATAGAGTGGTTGTCCTTTTTCAG TCTATTGTTGGCTCCGGTCCCGGGGCATCTATTGGTGATATTCTAGATGATTTTCTGCGTCAGAGATTTGGTGAAGATTCTTATGAAAGAATTGAGACAGGTGTTGTTGTGTCCAAGAAACAAGCTTCGCTTCACAGGTTTAACAACAAGGGAAGTGGGCGCTTTGTACTTTTACTAGAGAATCGTGTTTGCAATCCGAGCATTAAACTGTCGTCAGTTGATAGTGTTATTATATATGATAGTGAGACAAACCCCGCAAATGATTTGAGACAACTCCAGAAGATATCCATAGATTCGCAGTCTACATATATCAGTGTTTTCCGactgtattcatgttttactgtAGAAGAAAGATCCCTTGTCCTTGCTAAACAGGACCTTAATCTTGATAGTAACTTGCATAATATAAGCCGGAGCCCCAATAACACCCTTATGTGGGGAGCCTCAAATTTGTTCAGTAGATTGGATGGGTATCACTCTGGAGGTATTCCATCCTCAATTTCAAATAACTCATCGGGACAGTTGCTTTTAAATGACGTTATTAGCGAGTTTTCTGCAATAATTTCTGTAATCTCTGACGACAAGGAGTTATGTCATTCCATTATTTCAAAAGTTCAAATTAGCATGGGAACTTACCGTGCTAATATCCCGCTGTTTGGTGAGAAAAAAATGGAGTTGAAAATCGGAGAAGAACCTCATGTCTTTTGGAGAATGCTGTTGGAAGGAAGAAGTCCACAGTGGAGAAATTTAAGCACAGCAACCCCAAGGAGCAGAAAGAGAGTTCAGTACTTTGATGAATCACCTGATCCACCTAATGGTAATGATGAAGCAGGAAAGAAGCGCAGGAAGGTGGTAAACCATAGCGTGGATGCAATCCCCACTCATCCCTCACCTGGAAGAGGTGAAGTTGCAGCCTCCAAAGGAG GTgctcatgaaaataataatattggtGGGAAGCATGTATCTAGGTCTCCATCTCATCTGTTAAATGAGGCAAAACTTGTTAGGCCTGAAGAAGGGCGAATACTGTACAATGAGCAGAAAAGCCTTCATATCCATCTGAAAGCTGAGTTTGCGAAACTGTTTCAAGTGCTAAAACTTTCG GACGCTGTCAAACATACAGTGCGAAAGTTTCTGGAATATGTGATGGAGAATCATCGTGTTAGTAGGGAACCTGCAACAATTTTACAGGCTTTCCAGTTATCTCTG TGTTGGGTTGCAGCTTCAATCTTAAAGCAAAAGATTGACAAAGAGGACACATTCTTGCTAGCAAAGCAGCACTTACAGTTTGGATGCACTGAGGAGGAGGCGAACAATGTCTGTCTGAAGATCCGTTCCTTGAAAAAGTTGTTCCTGCAGCGGTTGGATCAAAATGATAATGCTTCAAGTTCTTCTAAGTGTTCTTTATTAGCTGCAAGATCCGTTGCAGAAGAGCCATCAACAGGAGGCATGTCACAGAATGTAGAATCTCCCCAGCTTAATGTGCAAAAGGAAATGGAAGAAAGATTTCAAGGTGAAAGATTATACAAGGAATGCACTGTGACACCTAAAGAGGAACTTGTGGATATTGAAAGGGAAAATTTCATTAAGGAGGTTCAGTGTAGATGTGAGAGGCGAATGTCAAACCTGCTACAAAAGCAAAAGGAGGAAATAGAAGAGTTTCAGAAAATAtgggaaaagaagaaggaagagctTGAGCAGGATTACAGATTGCAGTTTGCTGTTCTTCGGTCTATATTTGGTCAGAATGCTGCAACAAAGGATAGACAAAAAACATTGGAAACtgaatattcaaaaaaaatgcAAGAGCTCAAATGCCACAAGGATCAGAAGCTTAAAGAGCTTAAGGTAGAACACTCTGCTATGGAGAACAAGGAAATGCAAAAGGCGGCTTCATGGTTAGCCAAAGCAAATTCCTTTAGGGGTATTGGATCTGATCCGATAGATGGCATAGGGTGCTCTCAGGAAACTGTAAATGTCTCACTCAATTCTCCCTGGATTGTTTGCCCTGTGTCTGGACATCTTGTTGAGGAACTGAATGCAGGTAATATTTTGGATAACATGCGTTCTGATGTACCTGCATCTACTTCTGATGAGTCAGATATTCTTCCTATTGAATCTACAAATGTTTTAACAACTCCAGCAACGAAGGACGTAGCTGGGGTCAAGCCTGGTGACAGAGGATTGGTTGCTGTATCCAAGCGGTCTAATGAAGTATGTGATCCAGATGCACCTGCATCTACCTCTGATGAGTCGAATATTCTTCATATTGGAACAACAAATGTTTTAACGATGCCAGCAATGGAGGAACAAGTTGAGATCGTGTCCATGGCTGGAGTGTTGGATGCTAAATCAAATCAGCTAGAGCGTAATGAAGGAGGTGATTTAGGTGGTAGTTCAGAGGGAATTGGAGCACTGGGTGCTAGATCCAAGCAGCCTGATGAAGTAGGTGATCCAGATCTACCAGCATTCGATGAGTCTAATATTCCTCCTGTTGAAACATCAAATGTTTTAACAATGCCAGCAATGGAGAAGCAACTTGAGATCCCTTCTGCGGCTGCTACATCCAACCAGCCTAATGAAGTAGGTGATTTAGGTGGTAGTTCAGAGGAAGTTGGAGCACTGGGTGCTAGTTCCAAGCATGCTACTGGAGTAGGTGATCCAGATGTACCTGCATCTACTTCCAATGTGTCAAACATTCTTCCCGTTGAAACTTCAAATGTTTTAATTATGCCAGCAACAGAGGAGCAAGTTGAGATTGCCTCTAGCACTGGAGCATTGGTTGCTGGATCCAAGCAGCCTAATGAAGTGGGTGATTCAGGTGGCAGTTCAGAGGAAATTGTTTCTGTGTCTCCTCTGCCTCCTGAAGAACATACTGAGGTTCTATTAGAGGATCCAACTAGAGAGCATTTGTTGGAGGTATCTGGGATGGGTTCTGATGTAGTTCCGGGGAACGATAATTCAGAAGTTAATAATGTTACTGAAGAATTGAATGcagaacatgatagtctggaaaatATTTCACATTTGCAAAATGATGAAGATAACCCGAGAGATGCTGTTAGACCCACCGATACAAACCAAATTTCTCCTCTGGAATTGGTAGTTGACTTTCCTTCGGTAGCAGCAGTTTGTTCTGATGATGGTGGTtctttacctcaaaatcaa TCTTCAGGATATAATGGAACACTCACTCATGAGATGCCATACCCAGAAAATCGGAGTGGAACACAGGTTGAAGTTGATGCTGGGCAGTATGGAGCCAACAGTTCAGAAGCTGTGTTAATTAGTAGTTCTGAGCAACAGCAGCCAGCTTCTGATGGTTTATCACTTGCTGCTCATGAGCCACCGAGCGACATTAGACATGAAATCCATAATGGTGAAAGAAACTTAACACCAAACCTTGGGTATTCTTGTCATTTGGACGGGGAGACGATGGAACCTTTACAGACAGGTGGTAATTCCGAAGAGCGTCCATCTGTCGATGTTGAGATGTCACCTCTGAGCTGTGAAATGACTAATTTCTCAGAAGTCAGAAGAGTGAATCCTCGACCCATTCCAGAACAGGGTGCGTCTTCCCATAATATTGGAACTCCAGTTCAAGTGCCAGGTTCCGCTGAGCTTCCTAATCAAGCAGTCCTGCAACATAATACTAATGCTGCCGTTGTTCAAGGACCCAGGAACAGATCAGTTCATCCAGACCATCAGATGGCCACTTGGAATTCAACTCTTCCTTTCAATGCTGATCCTCTGCATAAAGATTGGGAAAGGATacataaagaaaaagaacaaggCACCAAGATTCTTGAGGACATG AAATTGCGTCTGAGATCTGATTGTCAGAAGGAGGTAGAGGAAATGATTGCACAAATCCATAAGAAATATGATCATAAGCTTCAGGAGGCTGATGCAGAGTTTCTTCGGAAGAAGAAAGAACTTGATGTGAATCAGAACAAAGTTCTCATGAATAAACTTTTAGCAGATGCTTTCAGATGCAAGTGCATGAATCTCAAACCTTCGGGGCTTCCAGGCATGCGTCAAG TTGTGCCTTCTAGTTATTTGCAGCATCTACGTCAGGTATCCCAGCAGCCTAATTTGAGGTCTTCTCCTGCGACTGCTTCGTCTTCAGCTAGCCAGCAAAGTTTGGTCCTAGCTTGTTTGAGAGCTTCCCCTGTCACTAGTTTGTCCTCAGCTGACCAACCACAGGTTAGACAGGAGACTTCTGTCCCCTCTAGCCGTTCAGTACATTCTGGTGGGATTTCTCAGCCTACCATAAGAGGTGCACCTGTTACTGGGTTGTCTTTAGCTGGCCAACCTGTACCTACTCAGCAGACAGCTGCTGTTAGTCGTTCAAAAGCACATTCTGCAGGAACTCCTAGCAGGCCACCTCTCATTAGTGCAATTACCCCTTCCACTGGTAATATTAGGATAGCTGGCGAGATCCGTGCTCCAGCTCCCCATCTTCAGCCTTTCCGGAGTCCTCCATCCATGTCTACTAGCAGCAGCTCCTCAACCCTTGCTCAGAGTATGCAAAATCATCAGCAATCCACTAACACGGCTGCATCATCACCCTTACTTCCGCAACTAGCTTCTCTACGAACATCATCCCCATCCCCATCCCAACCTCCACAAAATCAGATACCTACGCCATTGGTTCCGCAGTTAGCTGTAGATCTTTCTAGTTCTCGGAATGCGGCTACGCAGCATGACTTTGGTGGGTTGCCTGCAGTAAGAAGTCCATCTATCTCTGCTCAGGAACTGCTTTTTAATGTGGAGAATCAACCTCATGCAAAGAGGCCTAGCATTATGCCACCTTTACCAGATGTGGGCTCTGACTTTGATTTATTGGACCTATCTGAATTTCAAACACTGGATGGTGTACAGGGAGTTTCTACCTCTTCAGCTGGAGCTACTAATGTAACTGACGTTGTCTGTGTGTCTGATGATGACTGA